A single region of the Paramicrobacterium fandaimingii genome encodes:
- a CDS encoding putative T7SS-secreted protein, with product MDYLGSLSPKGNELMPSEGNAESIDSRGAYLRDLGESMDKTATSLKEIGEGTTQISEAVDKVRESAAKIHGELSKAATRYSGTGDALVGYAEVLRAAKRNMDPLIEEIQTAQTSVSNAVETRNDAQGAVSDNSTTWIWEDEASDEQKAAAQGDLDDAESTLTTARSTLEGLWEDYDAHFVVWEQGYDDAVTGIDSAITEADNNDGWFADLMKILNKICFVLAVVALFVSGPIAGAILIITTVVAVVQLASDIYALSQGEGSWSDVIIGGVGLIPFGGGVTRIVGRGGRGLVNSVRHGDDVLGGMRAAGRGSGRQTVQEVSGAWRNAAAGPRSVPVRNEFGLTPPRTPVPSTPMNNLSHNVYGLTHPQSYMDAINNASSLNGLYTGTRDNVVSPYITNPPYNEANAGY from the coding sequence ATGGACTACTTGGGCAGCCTCTCCCCGAAGGGCAATGAGCTCATGCCTTCGGAAGGTAACGCTGAGAGCATCGACTCGCGCGGTGCCTACCTCCGTGATCTTGGCGAAAGCATGGATAAGACGGCGACCTCCCTTAAGGAGATCGGCGAAGGAACGACACAGATTAGCGAAGCCGTTGACAAGGTTCGCGAGTCCGCGGCCAAGATTCATGGTGAGCTCAGCAAAGCGGCGACACGATACAGCGGGACAGGTGACGCGCTTGTCGGGTACGCAGAGGTTCTGCGAGCGGCGAAGCGCAACATGGATCCGCTCATCGAAGAAATTCAGACTGCCCAGACGAGTGTGTCGAACGCAGTAGAGACGCGCAACGATGCCCAAGGCGCTGTTTCGGACAACAGCACCACCTGGATCTGGGAAGACGAAGCGTCTGACGAACAGAAGGCAGCTGCACAGGGCGACCTCGATGATGCCGAGTCAACTCTCACGACAGCGCGATCGACGCTTGAGGGGCTGTGGGAAGATTACGATGCTCACTTCGTCGTGTGGGAACAGGGATACGATGACGCCGTAACGGGTATCGATTCGGCGATCACCGAGGCGGACAACAACGATGGTTGGTTTGCCGACCTGATGAAGATCTTGAACAAGATCTGCTTTGTCCTCGCTGTCGTCGCGCTCTTCGTTTCCGGCCCGATCGCCGGTGCGATTCTGATCATCACGACTGTTGTCGCGGTAGTCCAGCTGGCTAGTGACATTTATGCCCTGTCTCAAGGTGAGGGGTCGTGGTCTGACGTCATCATCGGAGGCGTCGGCCTCATTCCATTCGGCGGAGGTGTTACCCGGATCGTCGGGCGCGGCGGTCGAGGGCTTGTGAATTCCGTGAGGCACGGTGACGATGTCCTCGGTGGCATGCGTGCAGCGGGGAGAGGTTCTGGTAGGCAGACGGTTCAGGAGGTGAGCGGCGCGTGGCGCAATGCAGCGGCCGGCCCGAGAAGTGTCCCCGTGCGCAATGAGTTTGGTCTGACGCCGCCCCGGACTCCGGTACCGTCGACGCCGATGAACAATTTGTCCCACAACGTGTATGGGCTCACCCACCCGCAGAGTTATATGGACGCGATCAACAACGCGTCGTCGCTGAATGGGCTCTACACAGGCACCAGGGACAACGTGGTGTCACCGTACATCACCAACCCGCCATACAACGAGGCAAATGCCGGTTACTAG
- a CDS encoding WXG100 family type VII secretion target: MVFHFSHEQVEATAGALDTGAETLRTELTTLLGKVEDLLGEGFVTEVASDRFGEGYRELNSGIDQAVNGVNEMATSLRDKSARTHDHDSTL; the protein is encoded by the coding sequence ATGGTTTTTCACTTTAGTCACGAACAGGTTGAGGCTACGGCCGGCGCACTCGACACGGGTGCGGAGACGCTCCGTACCGAGCTGACGACGCTTCTGGGCAAGGTCGAAGACCTTCTCGGAGAGGGTTTCGTTACCGAGGTTGCTTCGGATCGCTTTGGCGAGGGTTACCGCGAGCTCAACTCCGGTATCGACCAGGCGGTCAACGGCGTCAACGAGATGGCCACATCGCTTCGCGACAAGTCGGCTCGTACGCACGATCACGACTCGACGCTTTAG
- a CDS encoding YhgE/Pip domain-containing protein produces MSNSFSFIERTDNAKRVRPLTLVGLLLVPFVIAGMLVWALWDPSDRLDSVKAAIVNNDEPVEINGQTVPLGRQLGAGLVGSDDEETNYTWEVTDSDGASEGLQDGTYAAVVTIPENFSEAATSTAGDADDAEQAVIDVTTSEKSRLIDDAVSQVVTTTAANILGTNLTTNYLDNVFLGFNTLHDQLGDAADGANELADGTTELSDGMTKAADGAGELADSSDGLVTGAQGLADGASGIADGAGDLTTGAQGLADGASQSAAGASALAGGASQLGAGLQRLVDGLNELKTQTAALPGQAQGLADGAAGVSTGVDSIATALEDDIQPLADACAAGETEKCEQLTKTVASVTTSAKTVGDTASEVSAGMTKFSAGMQPLADGIASAASGAAAVQTGANDLSSGATSLSAGLEKLSGGASQLAGGAGQLGSGAEQLSTGASQYATGIETYTGGVVSLSEAMTKLGDGTSELSDGAGSLADGLDQAVEQIPNYSESERSSLSEVVADPVSASDEESSAFSFGSGGIPLYAVIALWLGALATFFMLRATPRAALGSTRSAFMLTLRSAVPGLVLGVVQGVLVSIIVSIAQGMNFAEGLGFACIAALIGASFSAVNQALVAVLGGAGRFISMIVGILALATGVISTVPGVLDQLFGMLPVSPARDALSAVIIGTPGIGAAIVALAVWLIGAIAATTLSVALRRTVSARKLTTAPA; encoded by the coding sequence ATGAGCAACAGCTTCTCTTTCATCGAACGAACCGACAACGCGAAGCGTGTGCGGCCACTGACCCTCGTGGGGCTGCTACTCGTGCCGTTCGTCATCGCCGGAATGCTGGTGTGGGCGCTCTGGGACCCGAGCGACCGCCTCGACTCTGTGAAAGCTGCCATCGTCAACAACGACGAGCCCGTGGAGATCAACGGCCAGACCGTGCCGCTCGGCAGGCAGCTCGGAGCGGGGCTCGTTGGCAGCGACGACGAGGAGACCAACTACACCTGGGAGGTGACCGACTCCGACGGCGCAAGCGAGGGTCTCCAGGACGGCACATACGCTGCTGTCGTGACGATCCCCGAGAACTTCTCAGAGGCCGCAACGTCTACGGCTGGCGATGCCGACGATGCCGAGCAGGCCGTGATCGACGTCACGACAAGCGAGAAGTCGCGGCTGATTGACGACGCGGTGAGCCAGGTCGTTACGACGACGGCGGCAAACATTCTGGGCACCAACCTCACCACGAACTATCTCGACAACGTGTTTCTCGGCTTCAACACGCTGCATGACCAGCTTGGGGATGCTGCCGACGGTGCGAACGAACTCGCAGACGGCACAACAGAGCTGTCTGACGGAATGACCAAAGCCGCGGACGGCGCGGGTGAGCTGGCCGACAGCTCAGACGGCCTCGTCACGGGTGCGCAGGGCCTCGCCGATGGTGCATCCGGCATCGCCGATGGCGCGGGCGACCTGACGACGGGTGCGCAGGGCCTCGCAGACGGAGCATCGCAGTCGGCGGCCGGCGCGTCCGCGCTTGCGGGCGGCGCAAGCCAGCTCGGTGCGGGGCTGCAGCGCCTCGTCGATGGACTGAATGAGCTTAAGACGCAGACCGCGGCATTGCCTGGTCAAGCACAGGGTCTCGCGGATGGCGCAGCCGGCGTCTCCACCGGAGTCGACAGTATCGCGACGGCGTTGGAGGACGATATCCAACCGCTTGCGGATGCATGTGCAGCTGGTGAAACGGAGAAGTGCGAGCAACTCACGAAAACCGTCGCGAGTGTGACTACGTCCGCCAAAACTGTCGGCGATACTGCCTCCGAGGTCTCAGCTGGCATGACCAAATTTAGCGCAGGAATGCAGCCCCTCGCCGATGGCATCGCGTCTGCAGCATCCGGGGCGGCTGCTGTTCAGACAGGCGCCAACGACCTCTCCTCGGGCGCAACGAGTCTGTCCGCCGGTCTCGAAAAGCTCTCCGGCGGTGCCTCACAGCTGGCGGGCGGCGCAGGGCAGCTCGGCTCTGGTGCCGAGCAGCTGTCGACCGGTGCGTCCCAGTACGCGACAGGCATCGAGACGTACACAGGCGGCGTCGTCTCGCTCAGCGAGGCGATGACAAAGCTCGGCGACGGCACGTCCGAGCTCAGCGACGGTGCCGGCTCGCTCGCCGACGGCCTCGACCAGGCCGTCGAGCAGATACCCAACTACAGCGAGTCAGAGCGCAGCTCGCTCTCTGAAGTCGTCGCCGATCCGGTTTCGGCCAGCGACGAGGAGAGCTCAGCGTTCTCGTTCGGCTCCGGCGGCATTCCGCTTTACGCCGTGATCGCACTGTGGCTCGGAGCTCTCGCCACGTTCTTCATGCTTCGTGCGACACCACGAGCCGCACTCGGCTCCACGCGCTCAGCATTCATGCTGACGCTGCGCTCGGCGGTGCCCGGACTCGTTCTCGGGGTCGTGCAGGGTGTGCTCGTGTCGATCATCGTGAGCATCGCGCAGGGAATGAACTTCGCCGAAGGCCTCGGCTTTGCCTGCATCGCCGCCCTCATCGGAGCATCCTTCTCTGCCGTCAACCAGGCACTCGTCGCCGTGCTGGGAGGTGCCGGACGCTTTATTTCGATGATCGTCGGCATTCTCGCCCTCGCCACCGGTGTGATCTCGACGGTGCCCGGCGTGCTCGATCAGTTATTCGGGATGCTGCCGGTCAGCCCGGCCCGTGATGCGTTGAGCGCCGTGATCATCGGCACTCCGGGCATCGGAGCGGCAATCGTCGCCCTCGCTGTGTGGCTGATCGGAGCGATCGCTGCGACAACGCTCAGCGTCGCGCTGAGACGCACGGTCTCAGCCCGAAAGCTGACTACGGCCCCGGCCTGA
- a CDS encoding immunity protein Imm33 domain-containing protein — translation MAETYSRQIAGQTISCTADPVLGPQVEAFFDVIQAAPAELIVDGFVLRAGWSAFKLVADAETLVVHCPDFAGDLHDWVSNVTLALAVEAEQSAVSRLAGLKSAAPAVFTQKVVCAEGVLESHALVAHHTTPTDKRDSGWFLGFPGEEPDERTLTVVSVGQLVRSRAALLKVFALPEGYLAAFDGDEIEVILGADDEPVYERAE, via the coding sequence GTGGCTGAGACGTACTCACGACAAATCGCAGGACAAACCATTTCGTGCACGGCAGACCCGGTGCTCGGCCCGCAGGTCGAGGCGTTCTTCGACGTCATCCAAGCGGCACCAGCCGAGCTCATCGTTGACGGGTTCGTGCTGCGCGCCGGCTGGAGTGCATTCAAGCTCGTTGCCGATGCGGAGACCCTCGTCGTGCACTGCCCGGACTTCGCGGGCGACCTGCACGACTGGGTTTCGAACGTCACGCTCGCTCTCGCCGTTGAGGCCGAACAGTCCGCCGTTTCGCGCCTCGCGGGGCTTAAGAGTGCCGCACCCGCCGTTTTTACCCAGAAAGTGGTGTGCGCAGAAGGCGTGCTCGAATCGCACGCTCTGGTCGCGCACCATACGACGCCGACAGACAAGCGCGACTCGGGGTGGTTTCTCGGGTTTCCAGGCGAGGAACCCGATGAACGCACACTGACGGTGGTGAGCGTCGGGCAGCTCGTGCGTTCACGAGCTGCCCTTCTGAAGGTCTTTGCGCTGCCCGAGGGCTACCTCGCTGCGTTTGACGGTGACGAGATCGAGGTGATTCTCGGCGCAGACGACGAGCCGGTCTACGAGCGCGCGGAGTAG